In Carya illinoinensis cultivar Pawnee chromosome 9, C.illinoinensisPawnee_v1, whole genome shotgun sequence, the following are encoded in one genomic region:
- the LOC122275413 gene encoding uncharacterized protein LOC122275413: MSNSELFLIKDDEDQVIRLKILGTTSSRFEDHEYHDHHHAMAMDVPELRQRIEQEDREKKGEEEEEDQDCDVSVPVVVCERLSLGELVKVEEDDDGFKTPTSLDNKIPAIKQCPPAPRPNKQLPMKRAKSSIVLKKTPQPLNLLEEVEALFPLRIVSDLHRKIKKARRDDE, from the coding sequence ATGTCGAATTCAGAGCTCTTTCTCATCAAAGACGATGAAGATCaagtaataagattaaaaatctTGGGGACAACCTCTTCGAGATTCGAAGATCACGAgtatcatgatcatcatcatgctATGGCCATGGACGTGCCGGAGCTTCGTCAACGTATAGAACAAGAAGACAGAGAAAAgaagggagaagaagaagaagaagatcaagattGCGATGTTTCGGTTCCTGTTGTGGTTTGCGAAAGGCTATCTCTAGGAGAATTAGTGAAGGTCGAGGAAGACGATGATGGTTTCAAAACTCCAACATCTTTGGATAACAAAATCCCAGCGATCAAACAGTGCCCACCTGCTCCAAGACCTAATAAGCAGCTGCCAATGAAAAGAGCAAAATCCTCGATCGTACTCAAAAAGACACCTCAACCACTGAATCTCCTAGAAGAGGTCGAAGCACTCTTTCCTCTCCGGATTGTCTCTGATTTGCACCGCAAGATCAAGAAAGCTCGACGAGACGACGAATAG